From a region of the Prevotella melaninogenica genome:
- a CDS encoding tetratricopeptide repeat protein: MDIANLINHPENLNKETLYDLRSMLALYPYYQPARILLLQNLFLLHDPTFDDELRRAAVYISDRHILFKLVEDAHYQLIPEQKKAEKQSTTINAETATDEDRTTSLIDTFLEQIPEDEDTTKETEGRRKPTPADATVDYVAYLLESESKQNEDITPQLRGQELIDDFIYNEGGKITLQDETEYEPEENDHNEAAENEDTGYFTETLARIYIKQGRYSKALEIIRRLNLVYPKKNRYFADQIRFLEKLIINNNKK, encoded by the coding sequence ATGGATATAGCCAATCTTATTAACCATCCGGAGAATCTAAACAAGGAGACCTTATACGATCTCCGGAGTATGCTTGCGCTTTATCCTTATTATCAGCCAGCTCGTATTCTGTTGTTGCAGAATCTCTTTCTGCTCCATGATCCCACCTTCGATGATGAGTTACGACGTGCAGCTGTATACATCTCTGACCGTCATATCCTCTTCAAACTCGTTGAGGATGCCCATTATCAACTGATTCCAGAACAGAAAAAGGCAGAAAAGCAGTCAACAACTATCAACGCTGAAACGGCTACAGATGAAGACCGTACAACATCACTTATCGATACATTCTTAGAACAGATTCCTGAAGATGAAGATACAACAAAGGAAACAGAAGGAAGGCGCAAACCGACACCTGCTGATGCCACTGTGGACTACGTTGCTTATCTGTTGGAGAGTGAAAGTAAGCAGAATGAGGATATCACCCCACAGCTAAGAGGACAAGAACTTATCGACGATTTCATCTATAATGAAGGGGGAAAAATCACTTTACAAGACGAGACTGAGTATGAACCTGAAGAGAATGATCACAATGAGGCAGCTGAAAATGAAGATACTGGCTACTTTACTGAGACATTAGCAAGAATTTATATAAAGCAAGGTCGATATTCTAAAGCATTGGAAATTATTAGGCGATTAAATTTGGTATATCCGAAAAAAAATCGTTACTTTGCAGACCAAATACGTTTTTTGGAGAAATTGATAATAAATAACAATAAAAAATAA
- a CDS encoding patatin-like phospholipase family protein — protein MQIDRNTGLVLEGGGMRGVFTSGVLDAFMKYKLYFHYIVAVSAGACNGLSYASRQPRRARISNIDMLAKYDYIGLRHLVTQGCIFDPDLLYHRFPYELIPFDYEEYFRNCRNGDIFEMVVTNCQTGFAEYLSESSGDTHRLNALARASSSLPYVSKIVEVDGKELLDGGIVDSIPILRSIETGHETNVVISTRNKGWRDSGRDYKQPKFVYRNYPRLRVALSRRIEAYNRQLDLVDELEEQGKILVIRPEEPIVVGRMEKDVDKLEHLYEEGFRLGERFVKEHLPHLL, from the coding sequence ATGCAAATAGATAGGAATACGGGTTTAGTGTTAGAAGGAGGAGGGATGCGTGGTGTATTTACCTCTGGTGTTTTGGATGCTTTTATGAAATATAAGCTCTATTTTCATTACATCGTTGCAGTATCTGCAGGAGCGTGTAATGGTTTGTCGTATGCCAGTCGTCAACCACGTCGTGCTCGTATTTCTAATATTGATATGCTTGCCAAATATGATTACATAGGCTTGCGCCATCTCGTTACGCAGGGATGTATTTTCGACCCAGATTTACTTTATCATCGTTTCCCTTACGAGCTTATTCCTTTTGATTATGAAGAGTATTTCCGTAATTGTAGGAATGGGGATATCTTTGAGATGGTGGTAACAAACTGTCAGACTGGTTTTGCAGAATATCTCTCAGAATCGTCAGGTGATACGCATCGTCTTAATGCATTGGCACGTGCATCTTCAAGTCTTCCTTATGTTAGTAAGATTGTTGAGGTGGATGGTAAGGAATTATTGGATGGTGGTATTGTTGACTCTATTCCTATACTGCGTTCTATAGAGACTGGACACGAGACAAATGTGGTCATCAGTACGCGTAATAAAGGTTGGAGAGATTCTGGTCGTGATTATAAACAACCCAAGTTTGTCTATCGTAACTATCCACGTTTACGTGTTGCATTGAGTCGTAGAATAGAAGCATATAATCGTCAGCTCGATTTAGTAGATGAGTTGGAGGAACAAGGGAAGATTCTTGTTATTCGTCCAGAAGAACCTATTGTTGTAGGACGAATGGAGAAAGATGTTGATAAGCTTGAGCATCTTTATGAGGAAGGCTTCCGATTAGGTGAACGATTTGTGAAGGAGCATCTTCCCCATCTTCTCTAA
- a CDS encoding DUF4132 domain-containing protein, producing MKTKKELQEHCSQYINGINLSQCNIWEKRFVNTCKEEDYQFNYYRNVFYKGYDEERIPFRTIKELISAGANLPHILPKNYSQLLELHLKQLEELSHTKGIYRIDVRGDIDLQEIADDISDTMRAFFAAAAYGLTIDELIRGQYPDITNYYLSFTPVLTAAIQQGKPETIEAVKEVLTSENNVGILTQSLITAIESNNNEELHTLLLNVLRAAKLQEGLRQSIVECGNEYSLTFYKRMLDVIAEEGLLRYSSVRRSVQTWAGIGYESVTDKDIKTIFEGIHLFLTHPEERVKAYTGPNALLVYVALYTAGAEDFSIAQRDALQFIDGDTPLQNRIAAIYYLDRSSHFKVTDHLEFFAKHLDDPFTKAFFIQQLSCTAREEKYEYGKVDRVSGKQRELFQKFFDKIAKWEKEVKNNTDFTFKGFEWFNIRLSHEHFINALWVLASQMKTQETIDHILLEKIPNWGVYFIRYYNYSQEDEKKNPLYTFMKEYYPLGSPEARRQFLVKNIFGYEKEGFDFLLTFFSKEEFTTTDIKEIEKKLKSKVSDTRSMAVRILLTLPYEQLKASYERLQTTKGDYITAALTELREGSKQLTKDFAPTSEEASTTAPTTYPGAEGGYGLYKTGDIPTIKLSDPFLTKNDSQSFLGKVFNKITGKKRADAGSVFTYTIDELHKLYTELEKIIEDNADKEYKSYWGGTQTIGDSYLSFTSDEHTLDTLPYPELWKGFLAAHPLKDEDLLGIDIMLSVLDDSYSREIVELDADNYPFKNVKDIESWKYTSHFQLIIQTLLDDLGKKNPSQIFRQAYTLLALIFFHCPTNKYIRNFRHGSNDDGHVFHSRLFHMAMRFAEKNWRTEEDFKLFADMSMAMYGKYAPIARLDKNLYYSYYTIDALILSRYNLQGKLSDDAFMEFLLNDEGEELRNAGDYIYNTRGHRLTLQYEDEKNVDARYGKHTYKNLERIINKIAQHLFNIEMTRLNAPTTSSNIIIRISNAMVLQGAEYMVTAMKALGKDHLIASSYGTEKRAVLTDIIERTFPLETDTPEILKTIKDDRLLELAYFAPQWVPLIKAYLNWEGFDLAYYYFIAHTKEMGEDEKRAATALFTDLDPADLADGAFDEKLFHEAYTVVGEKRFDLFYKAARYIGNSNYHSRARRFADTALGKIDEETITEQIHSKRNKDAVCSLGLIPDKSDKALQRRYQLIQAFLKESKQYGAQRQASEKRVCEIALLNLSRGAGYADPIQLTWRMESQQVTDNAAFLQGINVEGYTLRLQLAEDGTNKLIIQQGEKVLKTVPAKIKKHPDYLNIAAMGKEWTKQRKRARTIMEDMMIRQTPLRPQDVKVIAENPIVSPMFRLLLLRQGTTTGFYTDEGLETLNGVQKIKADEPITITHAQQLYADGTWSAWQHFVFSKKIIQPFKQIFREIYIPTPDEAGQNESLRYSGYQIQVKQAAAALRSRGWSADYEGGLRKVFYRQGISVELYAQANWFTPADIEAPAIEYVYFSSTRTYNRLKIADIDPILYSEVMRDVDMTVSIAFVGGVDPETGNSTKELRAAIIKCTAELMKLKNVTVSDNFIHVKGSLADYTIHLGSGNVRQVGGVEIPIIPVHSQHRGKLYLPFMDEDPKTVEIVSKMVLLAEDNKLKDPTILKWIKRE from the coding sequence ATGAAAACAAAGAAGGAGTTACAGGAACACTGTTCGCAATATATCAATGGCATCAACCTATCCCAATGCAATATATGGGAGAAAAGATTTGTAAACACATGCAAGGAAGAAGACTATCAATTCAATTACTACCGAAATGTTTTTTACAAAGGTTATGACGAAGAGAGGATTCCTTTCCGTACCATAAAGGAACTTATCTCTGCAGGTGCAAACCTTCCTCACATTCTTCCAAAGAACTATTCTCAGCTTTTAGAACTACATTTAAAGCAGCTTGAAGAACTCTCTCATACGAAAGGGATCTATCGTATAGATGTGAGAGGTGATATTGATTTACAGGAGATAGCAGATGATATATCTGACACAATGCGTGCCTTCTTTGCCGCAGCTGCCTACGGTCTCACGATTGACGAGCTAATCCGTGGACAATACCCTGACATAACCAACTATTATCTCTCATTTACTCCTGTACTTACAGCTGCTATCCAGCAGGGTAAGCCAGAAACTATCGAAGCTGTGAAAGAGGTACTGACCAGTGAAAATAACGTCGGAATCCTTACGCAAAGCCTCATCACAGCCATAGAGTCTAATAACAACGAGGAGTTGCATACCCTCCTACTCAACGTGCTGAGGGCTGCAAAACTACAGGAGGGTCTGCGCCAAAGTATTGTAGAATGTGGTAATGAATACAGCCTGACATTCTATAAACGGATGCTGGATGTCATTGCCGAAGAAGGCCTTCTGCGTTATAGCTCCGTTAGACGATCTGTTCAGACATGGGCTGGCATCGGCTATGAGTCTGTTACCGACAAGGATATCAAAACGATCTTCGAAGGAATTCATCTGTTCTTAACTCACCCAGAGGAACGAGTAAAAGCCTATACGGGTCCGAATGCATTACTCGTTTACGTCGCTTTATATACGGCTGGCGCTGAGGATTTCAGTATTGCACAGCGTGATGCCTTACAGTTTATTGATGGCGATACCCCTCTTCAGAACCGTATTGCAGCCATCTACTATCTTGACCGTTCAAGTCATTTCAAAGTTACTGACCACCTCGAGTTCTTTGCAAAGCATCTGGATGATCCTTTCACAAAGGCTTTCTTCATACAACAATTAAGTTGTACAGCCAGGGAGGAGAAGTATGAATATGGAAAGGTTGACCGCGTTTCGGGAAAGCAACGTGAACTTTTCCAAAAGTTTTTTGATAAGATTGCGAAATGGGAGAAGGAGGTTAAGAATAACACGGACTTCACTTTCAAAGGCTTTGAATGGTTCAATATCCGTCTTTCACACGAACACTTCATCAATGCTCTGTGGGTACTTGCCAGCCAAATGAAGACACAGGAAACGATTGACCATATTCTTCTTGAGAAGATACCTAACTGGGGAGTGTACTTCATAAGATATTATAACTATAGCCAAGAGGATGAGAAAAAGAATCCTTTATACACCTTTATGAAGGAATATTACCCCTTAGGCAGTCCTGAAGCACGCCGTCAGTTCCTTGTTAAGAATATCTTTGGCTATGAGAAAGAGGGTTTTGACTTTCTCTTGACTTTCTTCTCCAAGGAAGAATTTACTACAACAGATATCAAGGAGATAGAGAAGAAGCTAAAATCCAAGGTTTCTGACACACGAAGTATGGCTGTACGCATACTGCTTACGTTGCCCTACGAACAGCTGAAAGCATCATACGAGCGCTTGCAGACAACGAAGGGAGACTATATAACAGCAGCTTTGACTGAGCTTAGGGAAGGTAGCAAACAACTTACAAAGGACTTTGCTCCTACGAGTGAAGAGGCAAGTACAACTGCTCCTACAACCTATCCCGGTGCAGAAGGCGGTTACGGTCTGTACAAGACAGGAGACATTCCGACCATTAAGCTATCTGATCCATTCCTGACAAAGAACGATTCACAGTCGTTCCTTGGTAAGGTATTCAATAAGATTACCGGCAAAAAGCGTGCAGATGCAGGCTCTGTCTTTACCTACACCATTGACGAACTTCACAAGCTATACACCGAACTGGAAAAGATTATAGAAGACAATGCTGACAAGGAGTATAAGAGCTATTGGGGAGGAACCCAAACAATTGGTGACAGTTATCTTTCCTTTACGTCTGACGAGCATACCCTTGATACACTTCCTTATCCTGAACTCTGGAAAGGTTTTCTTGCGGCTCATCCCCTCAAAGACGAGGACCTGTTAGGTATCGATATAATGCTTTCTGTACTTGATGACAGCTATAGCAGAGAAATTGTGGAACTGGATGCAGACAACTATCCATTCAAGAATGTGAAAGACATAGAAAGTTGGAAATATACCAGCCATTTCCAGCTTATCATACAGACTTTGCTCGATGATTTAGGAAAGAAGAATCCTTCCCAGATTTTCCGCCAAGCCTATACCCTTCTCGCACTGATTTTCTTCCACTGTCCGACTAATAAGTACATAAGAAATTTCCGTCATGGTTCAAACGATGATGGACACGTGTTCCATAGCAGGCTCTTTCACATGGCAATGAGGTTCGCAGAAAAAAACTGGAGGACAGAAGAAGATTTCAAACTCTTTGCAGATATGTCAATGGCAATGTATGGGAAGTATGCGCCAATAGCCCGACTGGATAAGAACCTATACTATTCATACTATACGATTGATGCACTCATATTGTCGCGTTACAACCTTCAAGGTAAGCTGTCTGACGATGCCTTTATGGAGTTTCTTTTGAATGACGAAGGAGAAGAACTACGTAATGCAGGAGATTATATCTATAATACACGAGGGCACCGACTTACTTTGCAATATGAAGATGAGAAGAATGTTGACGCACGTTATGGCAAACATACTTACAAGAATCTGGAGAGAATCATCAATAAGATAGCTCAACACCTCTTCAATATTGAAATGACGCGCCTCAATGCACCGACAACATCCTCTAATATCATCATCCGTATAAGTAACGCAATGGTACTTCAGGGTGCTGAATATATGGTTACAGCAATGAAGGCATTGGGCAAAGACCACCTGATAGCAAGTAGCTACGGCACTGAAAAGCGTGCAGTGCTAACCGATATCATTGAGCGTACCTTCCCACTCGAAACAGATACGCCAGAAATACTTAAGACAATCAAAGACGACAGACTCTTAGAGTTAGCGTATTTTGCACCGCAGTGGGTTCCACTTATCAAAGCGTATCTCAACTGGGAAGGCTTCGATCTTGCCTATTACTACTTCATTGCACACACAAAGGAGATGGGTGAAGACGAGAAGAGGGCTGCAACGGCACTCTTCACCGACCTCGACCCAGCTGATCTTGCCGATGGAGCCTTTGACGAAAAACTCTTCCACGAGGCTTACACTGTGGTTGGAGAAAAGCGTTTCGACCTATTCTACAAGGCTGCACGATACATCGGAAACAGCAACTATCACAGTCGGGCACGTCGCTTTGCAGACACGGCTCTCGGCAAGATAGACGAAGAAACCATCACAGAACAGATACACTCCAAGCGCAACAAGGATGCCGTATGTTCATTAGGACTGATTCCAGACAAGAGTGACAAGGCTTTGCAACGACGCTATCAGCTTATACAAGCCTTTCTGAAAGAGTCTAAGCAGTATGGCGCACAGCGTCAAGCATCAGAGAAGAGAGTATGTGAGATTGCCTTACTCAACCTCTCACGCGGTGCCGGATATGCTGACCCGATACAGCTAACGTGGCGTATGGAGAGCCAGCAGGTGACTGACAACGCTGCTTTCCTGCAAGGAATCAACGTGGAGGGATACACACTGAGACTACAGTTAGCAGAGGATGGCACCAACAAACTCATCATTCAACAAGGTGAGAAGGTGCTGAAAACGGTACCTGCAAAGATTAAGAAGCACCCTGACTACCTCAATATTGCCGCTATGGGCAAGGAGTGGACAAAGCAGAGAAAGCGTGCCCGCACGATTATGGAGGATATGATGATACGCCAGACACCATTACGCCCACAGGATGTAAAGGTGATTGCTGAGAATCCTATCGTCAGTCCGATGTTCCGACTACTGCTCCTCCGGCAAGGAACAACCACAGGTTTCTATACCGACGAGGGACTGGAGACGCTCAATGGCGTCCAGAAGATAAAAGCAGACGAACCCATTACCATTACCCACGCCCAGCAACTCTATGCCGACGGCACGTGGTCAGCGTGGCAACACTTCGTCTTCAGCAAGAAGATTATACAACCTTTCAAACAGATATTCCGTGAGATTTACATCCCGACACCTGATGAAGCAGGACAAAACGAGTCACTTCGTTACAGTGGATATCAGATTCAGGTGAAGCAGGCAGCAGCTGCATTGCGTAGCCGTGGATGGAGTGCAGACTATGAAGGAGGGCTGCGCAAGGTATTCTATCGCCAAGGAATCTCGGTGGAACTTTATGCACAAGCCAACTGGTTTACTCCTGCTGATATAGAAGCACCAGCCATTGAGTATGTCTACTTCTCATCTACACGCACTTACAATCGACTGAAGATTGCGGATATTGACCCAATTCTCTACAGCGAAGTGATGCGTGATGTAGACATGACGGTTAGCATTGCCTTCGTCGGTGGTGTCGACCCAGAAACGGGAAACTCAACGAAGGAACTGCGTGCAGCTATTATCAAATGTACTGCCGAGCTAATGAAATTGAAGAATGTAACAGTTTCTGACAACTTTATTCACGTCAAAGGCTCACTTGCCGACTATACTATCCACCTCGGTTCAGGCAATGTGCGTCAAGTCGGTGGCGTAGAGATTCCTATCATTCCTGTACACAGTCAGCACCGTGGGAAACTCTATCTCCCATTTATGGATGAAGACCCAAAGACCGTGGAGATTGTTTCCAAAATGGTACTCCTTGCAGAAGATAATAAGTTAAAAGACCCAACAATTCTAAAATGGATTAAACGAGAATAG
- the glmM gene encoding phosphoglucosamine mutase → MTLIKSISGIRGTIGGRAGDTLNPLDIVKFVSAYATFIARKHPGKKLKIVVGRDARISGPMVKNVVCGTLMGIGADVVNIGLATTPTTELAVRMSGADGGIIITASHNPRHWNALKLLNEEGEFLTAADGAEILDIAEREDFVYADVDGLGSYTDDDSFDERHIEEVMNLELLDLEAVKKRKFRVVVDAINSVGGVILPKLLDRLGVEYKFLNGEATGDFAHNPEPIAANLTGIMDEVAKGGYDLGIVVDPDVDRLAFIQEDGKMYGEEYTLVTVADYILEHVKGNTVSNLSSTRALRDVTEKHGGKYYASAVGEVNVTTKMKEVGAVIGGEGNGGVIYPESHYGRDALVGIALFLSSLAQKGLKASELRKTFPEYFIAKNRIDLTPDTDVDAILVRVKELYGQEKDVQVTDIDGVKLDFPDAWVHLRKSNTEPIIRVYSEANTMEAADALGKKLMQVVYDMQ, encoded by the coding sequence ATGACGCTTATTAAATCTATTTCCGGCATCCGTGGAACTATCGGAGGTCGTGCGGGGGATACACTGAACCCGCTGGATATCGTTAAATTCGTTTCAGCATACGCTACTTTCATTGCACGTAAGCACCCTGGAAAGAAGCTAAAAATTGTTGTTGGACGTGATGCACGTATTTCTGGTCCAATGGTTAAGAATGTTGTATGCGGTACGCTGATGGGTATTGGTGCAGATGTTGTGAACATTGGTTTGGCTACAACACCTACAACAGAGTTGGCTGTACGTATGAGTGGTGCAGATGGTGGTATCATTATCACTGCTTCTCACAATCCACGCCATTGGAATGCTTTAAAACTTCTGAATGAGGAGGGTGAATTCCTTACAGCAGCTGATGGTGCTGAGATCTTGGATATTGCAGAGCGTGAGGACTTCGTTTATGCAGATGTAGATGGTTTGGGTAGTTATACTGATGACGATTCATTTGATGAGCGCCATATAGAAGAGGTGATGAACCTTGAATTGCTCGACCTTGAGGCTGTTAAGAAGCGTAAGTTCCGTGTCGTTGTTGATGCTATTAACTCTGTTGGTGGTGTTATCCTGCCTAAGTTACTCGACCGTTTGGGCGTTGAGTATAAGTTCTTGAATGGAGAAGCAACAGGTGACTTTGCTCACAATCCAGAGCCAATCGCAGCGAACCTCACAGGCATTATGGATGAGGTTGCTAAGGGTGGTTATGATTTGGGTATCGTTGTTGACCCTGATGTAGACCGTTTGGCATTCATTCAGGAGGATGGTAAGATGTATGGTGAGGAGTACACACTCGTCACAGTGGCAGACTATATCCTCGAGCATGTGAAGGGTAATACTGTTAGCAACCTCTCTTCTACTCGTGCTTTGCGTGATGTAACAGAGAAGCATGGCGGTAAGTATTATGCTTCTGCTGTTGGTGAGGTGAATGTTACCACAAAGATGAAGGAAGTCGGTGCTGTTATCGGTGGTGAAGGTAATGGTGGTGTTATCTATCCAGAAAGCCATTATGGCCGTGATGCCCTTGTTGGTATTGCGCTCTTCCTTAGCTCTTTGGCACAAAAAGGACTGAAGGCAAGCGAACTTCGCAAGACTTTCCCAGAGTATTTCATAGCAAAGAATCGTATCGACCTTACTCCTGATACAGACGTTGATGCAATCCTTGTGCGTGTGAAAGAACTTTATGGACAGGAGAAGGATGTACAGGTAACTGATATAGATGGTGTTAAGCTCGACTTCCCTGATGCTTGGGTTCATCTCCGTAAATCAAACACAGAGCCAATTATCCGTGTTTACAGTGAGGCTAACACAATGGAGGCTGCTGATGCATTAGGCAAGAAATTGATGCAGGTAGTTTACGATATGCAGTAA
- a CDS encoding LptE family protein: protein MKIGKKFTSIRPLTWGVTAICLLLLAACSVSYKFNGASIDYSKVRTIQIADFPIRSTYVWGPMGPMFNNQLKDVFANHTRLQQVKRNGDMKIEGEITQYQQRNKSVSSEGYSAQTELSITVNVRFTNNTNHSQDFERQFTATSSYETVRSLNSVQEELVTQMVKDLTDQIFNATVANW, encoded by the coding sequence ATGAAGATAGGAAAGAAATTCACATCTATTCGCCCACTGACATGGGGTGTGACAGCCATCTGCTTGCTCTTATTAGCAGCTTGCAGTGTATCCTATAAATTTAATGGTGCAAGTATTGATTACAGTAAAGTACGTACCATTCAAATTGCAGATTTCCCTATCCGCTCTACCTATGTATGGGGACCAATGGGACCAATGTTCAACAATCAATTGAAAGATGTCTTTGCTAACCATACACGCCTACAACAAGTAAAGCGTAATGGTGATATGAAGATTGAAGGTGAAATCACACAGTATCAGCAACGTAATAAGAGCGTATCAAGTGAAGGATATTCTGCACAAACAGAACTTTCCATCACTGTCAATGTGCGCTTCACAAACAATACAAACCATAGCCAAGACTTTGAACGACAGTTCACAGCTACTTCAAGCTATGAAACGGTACGTAGTCTGAATTCTGTACAAGAGGAACTCGTCACACAGATGGTGAAGGACCTTACCGACCAGATATTCAATGCAACTGTTGCTAACTGGTAA
- a CDS encoding DUF4827 domain-containing protein has translation MKKINFLLVVLAAMLAFSSCNKTETYADQLERETEAINSFIVKKGIKVISEEQFAKQGNTTDTTKNQYVLFPNTGVYMQIVEKGTGEVIKKGETATVLCRFTERNLLRDTLQLSNQFLIFGPKVDKMSVTNTSGTYTASFDPTSSVMADIYKSTSVPAGWLVPMPYIALGRLVNASSKLSHVRLIVPSQQGQLNASKAVYPCYYDLTFQRGL, from the coding sequence ATGAAGAAGATAAATTTTCTCCTTGTTGTGTTAGCTGCAATGTTGGCGTTTAGTTCATGTAATAAGACTGAAACTTATGCTGATCAGTTGGAGCGAGAGACAGAAGCGATTAACTCTTTTATAGTCAAGAAAGGTATAAAAGTAATTAGCGAAGAGCAGTTTGCAAAACAAGGGAATACTACAGATACAACGAAGAATCAGTATGTTCTTTTCCCAAATACTGGTGTTTACATGCAGATTGTTGAGAAAGGAACTGGCGAAGTAATTAAGAAAGGAGAGACTGCTACTGTTCTTTGTCGTTTTACAGAACGTAACCTTCTCAGAGACACTTTGCAGTTGTCTAATCAGTTCCTTATCTTTGGTCCTAAGGTTGACAAGATGTCTGTAACAAACACAAGTGGAACATACACCGCTTCATTTGACCCTACTTCCAGTGTGATGGCTGACATCTACAAGAGTACTTCTGTTCCAGCAGGTTGGTTGGTTCCAATGCCTTATATTGCTCTTGGTAGACTGGTAAATGCTTCATCTAAGTTGTCACACGTGAGACTTATCGTTCCTTCACAGCAGGGACAGCTTAATGCTTCAAAGGCAGTCTATCCTTGCTATTATGACCTTACTTTCCAGAGAGGTCTTTAA
- the secG gene encoding preprotein translocase subunit SecG encodes MYTLFVILIVIAALLMIGVVLIQESKGGGLSSNFSSSNAIMGVRKTTDFVEKTTWGLAIAMVIISVASAYVAPSATTDASVVEKAALDDNTTNPNNLPNFGASQQKQAAPAAQAPAAPATTPAAPAK; translated from the coding sequence ATGTACACGTTATTCGTAATCCTTATCGTGATTGCAGCACTCTTGATGATTGGTGTCGTTTTGATTCAGGAATCAAAGGGCGGTGGTCTTTCATCAAACTTCTCATCATCTAATGCTATCATGGGTGTTCGCAAGACTACAGACTTTGTAGAGAAGACTACATGGGGCTTAGCTATCGCAATGGTTATTATCAGCGTAGCAAGTGCTTACGTTGCACCATCAGCAACCACAGATGCAAGTGTTGTGGAGAAAGCTGCATTAGATGACAATACAACAAACCCAAACAACTTGCCTAACTTCGGTGCAAGCCAGCAGAAGCAGGCTGCTCCAGCAGCACAGGCACCTGCTGCACCAGCTACAACACCAGCTGCACCAGCAAAATAA
- a CDS encoding aminopeptidase P family protein translates to MFNKETYVKRRAELKKLVGEGIIILFGNNESPANFPANGYYPFRQDSSFLYYFGQKRDGLVGVIDIDNDTETLVGDDIDIDDIVWYGSVDSVKDMADAVGVANTVNMKGLKTICNNALREHRKVHFLPPYRADIKIQIFDLFGIHPNQQKESASMELIRAVVKMRSVKTQEEIEELERAAVIGYKMHTTAMILGKPGVTEQFVGGQVSGIANSYGSMVSFPTIFSQHGEIMHGNPSMAVLEAGLLALCDCGAETVNHYCSDNTRTFPVSGKFTQKQLEIYKVVEECHDAALKLSKPGVKYMDVHFAICRIIFDRMKELGLAKGDTDAAVAAGAHAMFLPHGLGHMMGMDVHDMESFDQINVGFDEETRPNLEQFGTNCLRMGRRLEEGFVVTDEPGIYFIPALIDEWRAKKHCADFLNFDKLDEYKDFGGIRLEDDLLITKDGCRFIGKDIIPYHPQDVEDFIAANR, encoded by the coding sequence ATGTTTAACAAAGAAACCTATGTAAAGCGCCGTGCAGAGCTTAAGAAGCTTGTTGGAGAGGGTATTATTATTCTCTTTGGCAACAATGAGTCGCCTGCAAACTTCCCTGCGAATGGATATTATCCTTTCCGTCAGGATTCATCATTCCTCTATTATTTTGGTCAGAAACGTGACGGATTAGTTGGTGTTATTGACATTGACAATGACACAGAAACACTTGTTGGTGATGACATTGACATCGACGACATTGTATGGTACGGTAGCGTTGACTCTGTAAAAGATATGGCTGATGCCGTTGGTGTAGCCAACACTGTCAACATGAAGGGTCTAAAGACCATTTGTAACAATGCGTTGCGTGAGCATCGTAAGGTTCATTTCCTACCTCCTTATCGTGCTGATATTAAGATTCAAATATTCGACCTCTTTGGTATTCATCCTAATCAACAGAAGGAGTCAGCAAGTATGGAACTTATCCGTGCGGTTGTTAAGATGCGTTCTGTAAAGACACAGGAAGAAATTGAGGAGTTGGAGCGTGCTGCTGTTATCGGCTACAAGATGCATACAACTGCTATGATATTGGGTAAACCTGGTGTAACTGAGCAGTTCGTTGGTGGTCAGGTTAGCGGTATCGCTAACTCATATGGTTCAATGGTATCATTCCCAACCATCTTCTCTCAGCATGGTGAGATTATGCATGGCAATCCTTCGATGGCAGTATTGGAGGCTGGTCTCCTTGCTCTCTGTGACTGTGGTGCTGAGACTGTCAATCACTACTGTTCTGATAATACCCGTACATTCCCTGTAAGTGGTAAATTCACTCAGAAACAATTGGAGATTTACAAGGTCGTAGAAGAGTGCCATGATGCAGCACTAAAGCTTTCTAAGCCAGGTGTTAAGTATATGGACGTACACTTTGCCATTTGCCGTATTATCTTTGATCGTATGAAAGAACTTGGATTGGCAAAGGGCGACACTGATGCAGCTGTAGCTGCAGGTGCACATGCTATGTTCCTGCCTCATGGCCTTGGCCATATGATGGGTATGGATGTTCACGATATGGAGTCTTTCGATCAAATTAATGTTGGCTTCGATGAAGAGACACGTCCTAATCTTGAACAGTTTGGTACTAACTGCTTACGTATGGGTCGTCGCTTGGAAGAGGGCTTTGTTGTTACTGATGAACCGGGTATCTATTTTATCCCAGCATTGATTGACGAGTGGCGTGCAAAGAAACATTGTGCCGACTTCCTTAACTTCGATAAGTTAGATGAGTACAAGGACTTCGGAGGTATCCGTCTTGAAGACGATCTTCTCATCACCAAGGATGGTTGCCGATTCATTGGCAAGGATATTATCCCTTATCATCCACAAGATGTCGAAGACTTCATTGCTGCAAACCGATAA